The Pithys albifrons albifrons isolate INPA30051 chromosome 4, PitAlb_v1, whole genome shotgun sequence genome segment GGTGGATGCACTTAGTGTCAGCTTACCTGTATCTAAGGAGCAGAAACTGCTACCTGTAATGGAGCAATGCCTACTTTTGAGTCTGACAAGACCCACTTCCTAAAGAGGTTTCAAGGGTATGAATCCCAAGCAGAATTGGATATACTCTCATCCTCTTTGCTGAAAGGCAAATGCTTATGTGCTGACTTTTCACATGTGCCAGCTTAGGTAGTTCTCCAGCTCGCACTGATAATCATTTTAGGCACTGGTGGTTTCTCCTAAACAAGTAGCAAGTGCAGCTACttaattcagggctgacaatCTTGCTCCCAGGAGTGTTGTAATGCTGAGTATCATGTCTTGCAGTTCCATTTGTGATGGATACTAGGCCATGAACAAATTAAGAGTGTCACTGTACtgggtttgcatggccaggCTTTGGTAAACGGGATGGGCTACActggtggcttctgtgagaagctgctggaagcttccTCCATGTCCAatagagccaatgccagccagctcaAGATGGACATGCTGCTGGCAAAGGCTGGGACAATCAGAAATGGTGGTAATGACTTTGTGATATCTAAGAAGGAAAAACTAGAAGTTATTGTGCAGATGTAATTGTGGCcaaagagcagagtgagaatatctgagaggaacagctctgcagacaccaaggtcagcagacaaggtgctccaggtgcctaagctgaggttcccctgcagcccatggtgtaGACCCCGGTGCcgcagctgtgcccctgcagcccatggaggaccatcggggtgcagagatccacctgcagcccatggaggagcccGTGCCGGAGCAGGTGGATGTCCAAGAAGGCTGTGAACCCATGGGaaacccatgctggagcagtgccCCCTGTtgacccatggagagaggagcccacactggagcaggttttgtGGTAGaacttgtgaccctgtggggaacccccactggagcaggctgtgcctgaaggactgcagtcTGTCATAGAGTGACCCACACTGAAGCAGTTTGTGGAGAACTGTTGCCTGTGGGATGGACTCacactggagaagttcatggaggactgtctcttgtgggagggaccccacactggagcaggggactCTCCTCCCCAAGCAGTGGGAGGAACATCGAGTGATGAACTGACAACAGCCTCCActccccatctccctgtgctgctgggggaggaTGTAGgccttgggaaggagggaggggtgggggaaaggtgtttttaggatttattttacttctcattattctgctctgattttgttagtaataaattcaattaatatcCCAAACTGAGTCTGTTTAGCCCATGATGGTatttggtgagtgatctctcccaaACCGTATCTCAACCCATAAACTCTTGGTTATACTTTTTCTCCCCTGACCACTTGTGGAGggcagtgatagagcagctCTGGTGGGTGCCTGGTGTCCAGCCAGAGTCAACCCAGTACAGTTCACACAATGCAAAAGACAAAAACCTAAGATAAGTAATTACCCAGCAAACAGTTACAACCAACTCAGTGTTAGAAAGAATAGGTATCTACCCAGTACAACCTAAACCTATGCTGCAGCCAACCACCACTTCCAAACCTTCAAGGAGTCTGgcaaacatgaaaatgaaattaaataaaaaatagatattGTAATACCATTCAGTTCTCAAATACTTGACAAGCTGGGTTTTAAAAAGGTACAGACTGGACTTTCCATAGTTAAGATAAACACAAATGCTAATCTTGGCTTTCTAAATACATTGTTTATTTATAGTTAAACATTAACATCTGAACAGAAATCTGCAATCACGCAGGGATAATCTTTCAGTGATGCTTCTGTTTAAACTGAAGTCCACAGTAGCCACATGTTCCAGTCTTTGTATCTTTGTCctgcaaaaatataaaaatacaacagCTGCCACTTCACTTCATAATGCTTCaagaaatgacattttttctcttatttatttGTGCTATCTTAAAACTGACCACTATAGCTGAAGCACAGAGTTTAACCTTATTTGAAACACTAGAGGCAAAAATGACAGTCTGAGGGTCATGCTTTATTTCTGTATCCTAAGCAGCTTCCCTTCTGCCAGACTTTCAACTACCAGCGCTAATTTCAACAACATAAAGTCAAGCCAAGTGGCATCTCTTCAACAATAAAGGACTCTCTTACCAAACTGCACATCTTAAGCCAGTTCAGTCATATCTGTTCCAATGTTCTGAAAAGATCACTTAATACCAAGGACAGAACTTAAGTAACAGGTCATCATCTTGATTCCACTAAGGTCATATGACAATATCCTCAATATTTTTACTCTCTAGAACAAGAATAGACTGGAAGGTATCACTACAGTCAATAGGAGAACAACACAACAATTATTTGCCATTGATTCTCTGCCTATGACTGAAACATTAGACCTTCAGAACTACCAAGATTCCCAAAGACTGAAAGAGGgatttggttgtttggttttctctctttcccccttAAAATTCCAAGATTCAAAATAAACTGCATATTCCTAAGAATACCACAAATGCACTGTCAGTCTAACATGGTGGCATTTAAATAATTAGAGTCTCAAAACACAGCAAGATATTTTTTTGCTCATAGGGCacttgttttttattatttcacctaatttcttttaaaaaattttttcctattaaacaaataaaaatttcaaaaagaaatttctgTAACTTCAAATAGGAGCCCTCTAATTCTTCTGATTTTATATGAGGCAACAAATAAAATTAGCACTCAAGTGGTTACTCCTTTTACTTTGTTAAACTAACATGACAAAAAGTAGACAGTTTTACAATTTACAGGCAAAACATGCTATAGGCAGAATAATGATATTACCAAATTTATGTATACTTTAGGATGTCCCAAAgctccaccaccaccatcacatGATATCACTCTGCTTTCAACTTCActcacaggctgctctgctATCAAATCAATCGCAAAATTCTTGTTCACCTgtaagaaaaagagggaaactTTAAGATACCTTCCCCACTCAGACAAAAAGCAATTGCTATTTGCTGCCTCCCCAAGCAGTTCCACTACAGCCACTTTGAGAAGTTCCTCGATAGGCTTCCTCCCACCTCCTCCACCAACTCTGTGCCATAAGCCAGATCAATGAACTACACATCAAACTCTGCAAAATTCCCTTCCCCTGACAGACAGGCCACATCAGCACTTGAGTCTGTGTAACCCAAGCAGGTTCAGCAGAGAGGTGAGAAGGAACAAGCAGACGAGAACAGAAGATATTTAACCAACACTGCCTCTGTATTCTGCTTTAGTGACTTCATGATAAAATTGCAAAAGAATCAATGCTGATAAGCTCAAAAATAATAGTGAGACAAGTAAGGTTAGGCATGAGATAAAACAACTGGGTAATTTACAGTCTCTAACCAAGCACCTTATTCTATCACTCCACAGGAATCTCCTGAATGGTGTGTATAAAAACAGCCAGAAAGACAAATAGTTCATcattagaaaaaagaaaagcctttgaGTGTCAGTACGTCACTCTGTAAATCCATCATATACACTTCCTGAATATGCACATCACTGACAAGTAGAGCTTTTTCCTAGAGCACACCTGCGTGGCCTGGCAAACACACCCATCCCTGGACAGGCTGGCAACACAGCAGCTTTTTTCTCAACAGTCTCAGAGACTCCAAGTCAGCACTTAGCAGACAACTTACCACCACAGCTCAGGTAAAAATACTCAAGGAGTGGCCAGCCTTTTCAAAGGCAATGTTATACACACATGAATATCAAATAATGTGTAAGCCCAAAGAAGGCACCATCTACTGCTCTGTGTATAAGGCTCGTAAACATGCCAGTATTAGAATGAAGATGAGATTCTTGGGAAAAAGAGCTATGCATCCATTATATAAATCCTCAAGAACTACAATGGTATTCTTAAACAGTTCTGCACACAACAGCAGAGTATCTTTCACCAAGTCTCCAGTTAAGTCTCCCCAAAACCAGAACTTTTGGTACAGAAGCGGAAGAGT includes the following:
- the NDUFS6 gene encoding NADH dehydrogenase [ubiquinone] iron-sulfur protein 6, mitochondrial, whose product is MAAPGATFRPLLSRARSLLARPGAAAARLYGVRASETGELVTHTGQVYEEKDYRRVRFVGRQKEVNKNFAIDLIAEQPVSEVESRVISCDGGGGALGHPKVYINLDKDTKTGTCGYCGLQFKQKHH